The following coding sequences are from one Methanohalophilus halophilus window:
- a CDS encoding PGF-pre-PGF domain-containing protein: protein MRTTNVVLIAIFLFLSCMTVAGAIPGNPHSVYGQINDTDGNGINAANVQFIYNGEVLDSDLTDANGDYRVYLTDVDEGETVSMFVDGEDTGESIIFDNYGDTELNYILEVTEEPMPHTVSGYITDADGDGLDAAEVQFRDGGDTIINVSSTNATGYYNVSISGVVEGSTLDMYVDVSAEDATNTGNTITFTPGKFEELDYQFEEKDDDPFTPSGGSSTSSSSGGGGGGGSTGEAFENIASKDAQTQTVTAGANANYEFDGEGNDVTFVQFRGATNSGQIKVLIELLKDTSALVDEDAPGNVYQNVNIWVGNAAFDDDNMEDPVIGFRVSMDWMSDNGVDPASIALFHYENGWEQLETTQTDEDSDYFYFEADTTGFSPFAISTVESSAIQTQDTGGDTQTDSTGESTDTQQEDSIGSDNNSTDVPALSTIGIIGLVALVGIGAAYSMKKKNS from the coding sequence ATGAGAACGACAAATGTTGTTCTCATTGCCATTTTTCTTTTTTTGTCCTGTATGACCGTGGCTGGAGCAATTCCTGGCAATCCTCATTCGGTTTATGGGCAGATTAATGATACAGATGGCAATGGGATCAATGCCGCTAATGTTCAGTTTATATACAATGGAGAAGTGCTAGATTCTGACCTCACCGATGCAAATGGTGATTATCGAGTTTATCTAACAGATGTGGATGAGGGTGAAACTGTTTCCATGTTTGTTGATGGTGAGGACACAGGTGAATCAATTATCTTTGACAATTATGGAGATACAGAACTCAACTACATACTCGAAGTTACAGAAGAACCCATGCCTCACACTGTATCCGGTTACATCACTGATGCAGATGGCGATGGCTTGGATGCTGCTGAAGTCCAGTTCAGGGACGGTGGCGACACCATAATAAACGTATCTTCCACCAACGCTACTGGATATTATAATGTATCCATTTCCGGGGTTGTAGAAGGCTCTACACTTGACATGTATGTTGATGTCAGTGCTGAAGATGCCACTAACACCGGTAATACAATCACTTTCACTCCCGGTAAATTTGAAGAGCTGGATTATCAATTTGAAGAAAAAGACGATGATCCCTTTACTCCAAGTGGTGGATCTTCAACCAGTAGCTCCTCCGGCGGCGGAGGCGGTGGTGGCAGCACAGGTGAAGCTTTCGAGAACATTGCTTCCAAGGATGCCCAGACACAGACCGTTACAGCCGGGGCAAATGCCAACTATGAGTTCGATGGTGAGGGCAACGATGTGACCTTTGTCCAGTTCAGGGGTGCAACCAACTCCGGGCAGATCAAGGTGCTCATCGAATTGCTGAAGGATACCTCGGCCCTTGTGGATGAGGATGCACCGGGTAATGTCTACCAGAATGTCAACATCTGGGTGGGTAATGCCGCCTTTGATGACGACAACATGGAAGATCCTGTCATCGGCTTCAGGGTAAGCATGGACTGGATGTCTGACAATGGTGTCGATCCGGCCTCAATAGCCCTGTTCCATTATGAAAATGGATGGGAGCAGCTGGAAACCACTCAGACCGATGAGGACAGCGACTACTTCTACTTTGAGGCAGATACAACCGGTTTCTCACCGTTTGCGATCTCCACTGTAGAAAGCAGTGCCATTCAGACACAGGATACTGGCGGTGACACCCAGACTGACAGCACCGGTGAGTCCACTGACACCCAGCAGGAAGATTCCATTGGCTCTGACAACAATTCCACTGATGTACCGGCATTGTCAACCATTGGTATAATTGGCCTGGTTGCACTCGTGGGTATCGGTGCGGCTTATTCAATGAAGAAAAAGAATTCCTGA
- a CDS encoding ArsR/SmtB family transcription factor has protein sequence MDHSGCKRVDKNQIKKLTIPPPETITRMSAIFQALQSPARLNILFLLKERDMCVCELSEALEASQSAISHNLRTLRQLDLVRVRKEGRFAVYYIADEHVRLLIEMCRQHIIEEYR, from the coding sequence ATGGATCATTCGGGCTGCAAACGCGTGGATAAAAACCAGATAAAAAAACTGACAATCCCACCACCTGAAACAATTACCCGCATGTCTGCCATATTCCAGGCACTGCAATCACCTGCACGTTTGAATATCCTGTTCTTACTCAAAGAAAGGGATATGTGTGTATGTGAACTCAGTGAAGCACTTGAAGCCTCACAGTCTGCAATATCCCATAATCTGCGGACACTACGCCAGCTAGACCTTGTAAGGGTCAGGAAAGAGGGGCGTTTTGCGGTTTACTACATTGCAGATGAGCATGTCAGGTTGCTGATCGAAATGTGCAGACAGCATATTATCGAGGAATACCGATGA
- a CDS encoding flavodoxin family protein, whose protein sequence is MKVVAFNGSPREDGNTAKLVKNVFSELERQGIETEMIQLGGIPVMGCTACMKCFENKDRRCVISSDLINECIGKMIEADGIVIASPTYFADLTTETKALIDRAGFVGKANDELFKHKVAAAVVAVRRAGALHAFDSINHFFLISQMVIPGSSYWNIGMGVAPGDVESDKEGLQTMQTLGQNMAWLMKKING, encoded by the coding sequence ATGAAGGTTGTAGCATTCAATGGGAGTCCCAGGGAAGACGGGAACACCGCAAAGCTCGTCAAAAATGTATTTTCAGAACTTGAAAGACAGGGAATTGAGACCGAAATGATTCAGCTGGGAGGCATCCCTGTTATGGGATGTACTGCCTGCATGAAGTGTTTTGAGAACAAGGACCGCCGATGTGTCATATCCAGTGACCTAATCAATGAATGCATAGGAAAAATGATTGAGGCCGACGGGATCGTTATAGCAAGTCCTACATACTTTGCCGATTTGACGACCGAAACAAAAGCCCTGATTGACAGGGCGGGGTTTGTCGGTAAAGCAAATGATGAACTTTTCAAACATAAGGTCGCAGCAGCCGTTGTGGCTGTCAGGAGAGCAGGCGCACTCCATGCATTTGATTCCATTAACCACTTTTTCTTGATCTCCCAGATGGTCATACCGGGTTCAAGCTACTGGAATATAGGAATGGGTGTTGCACCGGGGGATGTAGAGTCTGATAAAGAAGGATTGCAGACGATGCAAACCCTTGGCCAGAACATGGCCTGGCTTATGAAAAAGATCAATGGCTGA
- a CDS encoding SO_0444 family Cu/Zn efflux transporter: protein MSIAQSFMEILAGIIHETWYLFEEAAPYLFLGFGIAGLLELVVSNEKIIGHLGSGAGKFSSVLKASIAGIPLPLCSCGVIPAAMSLKKRGANNGATLSFLISTPQTGADSIAITYALLDPIMTVFRPIATFITALGAGVTSNIMEKDVTNTSLSNPVMLSKSEDTTNQGCDCCGDNCEQAGLKKRGFDAIKYAYVELLGDIAKWLIVGLLIAGFISYIVPEEIVGGYLGGGIGSMILMLFVGIPLYICATASTPLAAALIAKGMSPGTAFVFLLAGPATNAATITMVTKFMGKKAVTIYLAMIALFALIFGMLLDLIYIKLGIEATAIVGSASDLLPAEVKTFFALLLAVMMTYSLIQRRQSNECQDCS, encoded by the coding sequence ATGAGCATTGCACAAAGCTTTATGGAAATTCTGGCAGGAATAATACACGAGACCTGGTACCTTTTCGAAGAGGCTGCACCCTATCTTTTCCTCGGCTTTGGGATTGCAGGGCTGCTGGAACTTGTGGTTTCCAATGAGAAGATTATTGGACATCTAGGCAGTGGGGCCGGGAAATTCAGTTCGGTCCTCAAAGCTTCTATTGCCGGCATTCCCCTGCCCCTATGTTCCTGTGGCGTGATACCTGCTGCAATGTCCCTGAAAAAAAGAGGGGCAAACAATGGTGCTACCCTGTCCTTTTTGATATCGACACCCCAGACCGGCGCTGACTCAATCGCAATCACCTATGCCCTGCTAGATCCCATTATGACAGTATTCAGGCCTATCGCTACCTTCATAACCGCCTTGGGAGCGGGAGTTACAAGCAATATTATGGAAAAGGACGTGACAAATACAAGCCTTTCAAATCCCGTTATGCTTTCAAAAAGCGAAGATACAACAAATCAGGGTTGTGATTGTTGTGGTGATAATTGCGAGCAAGCAGGCCTGAAAAAGAGGGGTTTTGATGCCATAAAATATGCTTACGTGGAACTGCTGGGAGATATTGCAAAATGGCTTATTGTGGGGCTGCTGATAGCAGGATTTATTTCCTATATTGTACCGGAGGAAATTGTGGGAGGCTACCTTGGAGGCGGAATCGGTTCGATGATCTTGATGCTCTTTGTCGGGATTCCCCTCTACATATGCGCCACCGCCTCCACACCCTTGGCAGCTGCCCTAATTGCCAAAGGGATGAGCCCGGGTACCGCCTTTGTGTTCCTGCTTGCAGGGCCGGCCACCAATGCTGCAACCATTACAATGGTTACAAAATTTATGGGAAAAAAGGCTGTTACCATTTATCTCGCAATGATAGCCCTCTTTGCGCTGATATTTGGGATGTTGCTCGACCTCATATACATAAAACTGGGAATTGAGGCAACGGCCATTGTGGGAAGTGCAAGTGATCTGCTTCCTGCAGAAGTGAAAACCTTCTTTGCGTTGCTTTTGGCAGTAATGATGACCTATTCCCTGATACAGAGAAGGCAAAGTAATGAATGCCAGGATTGCTCCTGA
- a CDS encoding adenosylcobalamin-dependent ribonucleoside-diphosphate reductase: MDKRNSTIESKLSANGKTLLEKRYLLRDKEGRIAEKPGELFRRVAKAIARVDSRYGYSAEITEDNFYQIMADLEFLPNSPTLMNAGTDLGQLSACFVLPVEDSLKSIFKSLQDMSLIHQSGGGTGFSFSNLRPKGDPVRSTEGVASGPLSFMTIFDKATDVIKQGGRRRGANMGVLRVDHPDIIEFIEAKENEDMLHNFNLSVGVTDEFMEAVSQKGDYALVNPRTGKVKERLKARDVFDRILNCAWQTGDPGLLFLDEINRRHPMSAIGTIESTNPCGEVPLLPYESCNLGSINLARMVKEGAIDWEKLKETTRTGVHFLDNVIDANKYPLPEIGQRTKQNRKIGLGVMGFAAMLARLGIPYDCREGIETAEKVMKFIREESVKKSVELGEQRGSFPDFHRSALAKDYPAMRNATVNTVAPTGSLSIIANTTSGIEPMFALTYSRNVMGTRLTEIDPVFEEIARKHGFYSSQLMEEIASTGSLQNSPNIPEKTRRIFATALEIEPQCHVRMQAAFQKHVDNAVAKTVNLPHEATVEDFREIYTLAYRLKCKGIAAYRYGSKAEQVLEIGETGNKGDDSTATVTACTKNGCE, from the coding sequence ATGGATAAAAGGAATAGCACAATCGAATCCAAATTGTCTGCCAATGGGAAAACATTGCTGGAAAAACGCTACCTTTTAAGGGATAAGGAAGGAAGAATCGCAGAAAAGCCCGGCGAGTTGTTCCGCAGAGTTGCAAAAGCTATTGCCAGAGTTGACAGCAGATACGGATACAGTGCGGAAATAACTGAAGATAATTTTTATCAGATTATGGCAGATCTGGAATTTCTTCCCAATTCCCCAACCCTCATGAACGCGGGTACCGATCTCGGGCAATTGAGTGCTTGTTTTGTACTGCCTGTGGAAGATTCCCTGAAAAGTATTTTCAAATCCCTGCAGGACATGAGCCTCATCCACCAATCAGGCGGTGGCACAGGCTTCTCTTTTTCAAACCTGCGACCAAAAGGAGACCCTGTACGCTCCACAGAAGGCGTGGCTTCCGGGCCTCTTTCCTTTATGACGATCTTTGATAAGGCAACGGATGTGATCAAGCAGGGCGGCAGGCGCAGGGGAGCCAATATGGGTGTGCTGAGAGTTGACCATCCGGATATTATCGAGTTTATCGAAGCCAAGGAAAATGAGGATATGCTCCACAATTTCAATCTCTCGGTGGGTGTGACGGATGAATTTATGGAGGCTGTCAGCCAGAAGGGGGATTATGCGCTTGTAAATCCCCGAACCGGTAAAGTTAAGGAGAGATTAAAGGCAAGGGATGTTTTTGACCGGATACTAAACTGTGCCTGGCAAACAGGAGACCCCGGCCTGCTTTTTCTGGATGAGATCAACCGCAGACATCCCATGAGTGCAATCGGCACGATAGAGAGTACAAACCCCTGCGGAGAGGTGCCTCTTTTGCCATATGAATCATGCAACCTCGGCTCGATCAACCTTGCGCGAATGGTTAAGGAAGGGGCTATCGACTGGGAGAAATTGAAGGAAACGACCCGTACAGGAGTGCATTTCCTGGATAATGTAATCGATGCCAACAAATACCCCCTCCCGGAAATCGGACAGAGGACAAAACAAAACCGCAAGATAGGCCTGGGTGTCATGGGATTTGCCGCTATGCTGGCACGCCTGGGGATTCCTTATGATTGCCGGGAAGGAATTGAGACAGCTGAAAAAGTAATGAAATTCATCCGGGAAGAATCCGTGAAAAAATCTGTGGAACTTGGTGAGCAGCGGGGCAGTTTCCCGGATTTTCACAGGAGTGCTCTTGCAAAGGATTATCCTGCAATGCGCAATGCAACGGTGAATACAGTAGCCCCCACAGGCAGCCTGAGCATAATTGCAAATACCACCTCAGGAATTGAACCGATGTTTGCCCTCACCTACAGCCGTAATGTGATGGGGACCCGGCTGACAGAGATCGATCCTGTTTTTGAGGAGATAGCAAGGAAACATGGATTCTACAGCAGCCAGCTGATGGAGGAAATTGCAAGTACGGGTTCCCTGCAGAACAGCCCGAATATACCGGAAAAGACCAGAAGGATTTTTGCCACCGCACTGGAGATTGAACCCCAATGCCATGTAAGGATGCAGGCGGCTTTCCAGAAGCATGTGGATAATGCTGTTGCCAAGACGGTGAACCTGCCCCACGAGGCTACGGTGGAAGATTTCCGGGAGATATATACGCTGGCCTATCGGTTGAAGTGTAAGGGAATTGCTGCTTACCGTTATGGAAGCAAGGCAGAGCAGGTGCTGGAAATAGGGGAGACTGGAAACAAAGGGGATGATAGCACTGCAACAGTAACAGCCTGTACGAAAAACGGATGTGAATGA